In the genome of Brachypodium distachyon strain Bd21 chromosome 3, Brachypodium_distachyon_v3.0, whole genome shotgun sequence, the window TGAAATGAAGATGCATGGATGATGGACCTCAGCGGTGTCCATTCCCGTAGCCACCGCCGGAGCCGTAGCCATAACCAGAGCCGGACCCGGAGCCATAGCCGGAGCCTCCGCCTTGcccaccgccacctccgccgccgccgccacctccgccgccgcttccgtaTCCTCCTCCAGCCTGCCCATATCCGGACCCGGAACCATATCCCGAGCCACTGCCAGACCCACCACCTTGGCCAccgcccccacccccaccgTGTCCACCACCACTACCACCGCCACCAGCACCGGAGCCATATCCAGAGCCCTCGCCGTATCCATGCCCGTACCCgcttcctccaccgccgctttgaccgccgccaccgcctc includes:
- the LOC100831047 gene encoding glycine-rich cell wall structural protein 2, encoding MASTKRLALAILVLLSIGMTTRARVLLGFGPGGGGGGGGSGGGGGYGGSGSGSGSGYGEGGGSGGGGFGHGGGGGGGGGQGGGSGYGSGEGSGYGGGAGGFGGGSGGGGGGGQSGGGGSGYGHGYGEGSGYGSGAGGGGSGGGHGGGGGGGQGGGSGSGSGYGSGSGYGQAGGGYGSGGGGGGGGGGGGGQGGGSGYGSGSGSGYGYGSGGGYGNGHR